From Clarias gariepinus isolate MV-2021 ecotype Netherlands chromosome 18, CGAR_prim_01v2, whole genome shotgun sequence:
TTAGATTGGCTTCAGCGTATTGAGAAAGCTTGATTGTATCCAAGCACGGGTTAAACATTGAGACAAGTTTAGTGTAGCATTTGATTATAtagagaatgtttttttgttttttgttttactctcataattgcACAGTCAAAAGTCTCAGTTTAACTTGAACGTGTATTGCTTTATTATATCGTGCTGGACTTTATGCTGCAGAAACATAGTgtttgtaccttttttttttttttttttttacacttttttactgtttatggtGTATGATGTTAAAATGAGGTAAATATGCTTTGCGAGCACAGTCTTCAGACTTTGTCCTATTATCGACAAAACACTTATTCAGAGAATATCTTTCAGTAAAAATACACTTCCAGTACACTTCCAGAAATGTTGTAGAATCTAGGTCAAGGCAGATTGTACCAAAAACACTTTACTTGCTGaaaacaattttcttttttcttttttgtcaccTGCCCGGAGCTTTATCCGAAGAGAAtagactgaataaaaaaataatgttttgggGATGTGGGTTCACCAAATCTttcaaacgtgtgtgtgtttgatttgaAAATGGTAGACTTCATGTGGATCTCTGGAAGcagtaaaatgttacatttagcTAAAAACCATATGACGTTATGGCTCATTTTTGCATCAATAAAATTTCTTAATATTAGAGCTGGGCTCCATGGCGGGGTAATATCAATGTCATGATAAATTAAATCCTAATGTGATCGTCTGATATTTAGGATAGGGTATAGGGTTTTACAAACATACTGGAAGCAGATGATGTCAAAATTTTGTAACGTTTTTAAAAATTGGGATTAActatttattagaaaaaaaatgaacatattTATCAAATTTCTgtctatttattataaacaaatatataatagaaacatgtaaaaaaaaatctgtcttctTGGCAGCTTAGCAAACCTCCAGTATATATTGTGATCATATCATGATTCCTGTGTTTGGATCACTTCTTTCAACACAATATCTAAAGCAATTTTTTTCAGCTTTGTCAGCCATAATGTCTGATACGACACAGTATATCCCATGCTGATGGATTAGCAATTGAAACtgaattgttttttattgtactgGTCTCATGATTTTCCATTTTTGATAAATGTAGGTCTTAAATCAAACCACAGCTCACTTGGTTGTCTTTTGTACCCCTTCCGTCCCTGTGCTTGCTGCGTCAGCTGGGTGAATTTGTGTGGTTTGGGATCATCATTACCAAGCAAACCTCATAGTCCAAGCAGATCAGGAGCTTTGTGGTGTTATTTGATGATCTATAATCATGTCGTACGTCTGTCTTCGTGAAGAGCAGAGCTGCAATTTGTGGTGAAGGTGTGTTGCGTTATTTTTTGTTCAGGTATTATTTAGTCTCGgctggtgtgtgtatgggtgtgtgtcgTTTTGGGAGGCCCAGTGTCGACTGACGGGCCTAGATGTGACCTGTGATCGTTACACTCGTGCATCTCTCTGGCAGCAAAGCGTGTCTCTTTTTGCTTAAACTGAGAACACTGAATCAGTGACGCACAGAAAAGCTGGACAGATGAGATTTTTTCCATTTCACTTATCTCTGCATGATTGACTCTATCACTTAACATCAGACTCGCAGCCTTGACTGCAGCCTAGAAACGCCCGCATGTTCTCCGATGGTTAAGAATTTAGTCTCGTTGAGAAGACGTGTCAACTCTTTAAGTCCCGTCACAGATGCTTTCTGATTAGTCAAAAGTTGATCTGGTTTGACAAGCAATATAAATCCTCTTGTTAATTTTAATCCTCTTAGTAATGTTATTCACGGAGAGATCTGCTGATATGCTGATGCGTTATGCTGGGAATTGTGAACAGGAACCTAATAAAGGCTTCACACTGATTCTGACTCATGcactaaaagcatttttatagaTGAATCATTGTCCGGGTGTTGAATATTCTCATCATTTTTGCAGCGTTTTGCGGttaactttaattttctttttttttttgccgttgCTGTGTATAGGGGCTGTGATTTACAGTATTACACCTTCAGTAAGAAGTGCTGCCGTTACTTCCCCTCTGGGTTGcaagtgtgatttttttaaggtttctattctttttttttttttttccttttcttttcatgtTGAACTGCTTTAAGACAGATTATTTCACTTTCATCTGTGCAACTTGTAAAGTGGCACCTCTCAACCGTGCACTCCACTTACCATGATTTATTACTTGACATACAATATACAGCacagtgtttcccacaggtcTGAACTTGCGGTGATAGCCAGCGAAACGGCTTATCATTACCTGCCATCACAAGTGGTCTATTACATACAACAAATACATATGACACAATATATACTCAATATTTAACtcaatatttagatttatttgatatttcgattaattttatatttgaaaCATCCAACCCACAAACACTCCCCTCCATCTCTCCATATGTGAAGTATAAATGTTTGCattcctgtatatatatatatatattataattttaaaaaacgcATCACTTGGGCCAAGACATAGCACAGATTTATATGATCATGGTTGTTATAGACTCCTTGTGGCTAATAATATGATCATTttagttctacatttttgcgacGTCATTCTCATATTTCGGTCCCTGTAAAATTTACACCTGTCAAAAGTAGTGACAACTTTAGTCCTGCCATCATCTGTacatgtttctcactggttcatgtctgAAGAAAAAAGAGAGTCTGGCTCTCGTCTGGTGCTCGAGACCTGTGCATTTGTACGTGTCTCTCCTTTTATAAAGGGAGAAAAAGTAATCAGCCGATCTAATATACtcataaatttaattataatttgcaATCATTTAATTCTGGAACCCTTAGATTTAAGCAAGTGCTGGGTTGTTTCCCTGATATTGCTCTGCCAAGCCTTTACTGCAGCTGTCTTTAGTTTCTGCTTGTTCTGGGGCTTTTTGCCCCTCAGAAACCGCATGCTCTGTTGAATTATTAAGGTCAGGTGATTGACGTTGTCCTTTTAtaccatcccccccccccccccttttttttttaaatttgcttaGAGAAAATCTTGGTTGCTTTTGAAGGCTGCACAGAGTCATTATTTGTCTGCACTGTAAAAATTCCATCAAATTAGGGTTTGAAGCATTTGGTTTAATCAGAGCTGATAATGTGGCTCCATCCACTTTAGAATGAATTATTCTGCTTTTGTCAGCACTCACAATATCACTAAATACAAGATTAATTCCCTTGGCagccatactgtacatgcctaCACTGTGAAACGAGGTGGTAGCTTTTATATCATAAGCTGTTCCTTCCcttctttatatttttccatCTGTCCAGAGGATATTGTTCCAGCAATGTAGATGTTTTTACATCTTGTGGTTAACTGTCcctgttttaaattatataggGATCTGGTATATAGATACAGTTACACCTATGTCGTGGAAGGCGCCACACTTTTCCTCACCATGGATGTTATTCTGTCAACCACCACAGCTGTTAGACGCCTTCTGGGCACATAACACCTTCTTGATGTAGCAAAGATTTGGCTAAACcaaatgtttttgcttttgtctGGTTTTAAGTTTTAAGTGTTAACAGAATGCAAGTACCatactttaaataatttgaaGATATTTTATCAGTTTATTGTTAAATACGTTTGATGATGGAATAACCCATAGCTGGACATGaaaccatattattattattactttttgaaATTTTAGAAAATGATGCTGTAATTCATTCACCATTCGTGCACTTTTGATGTAAATAACCTTAAATTTAACTTGAAGGTTTTTTAGATGGGCTAGACAACTGAATTAACAATAACTTCGCCCATGCTCCTTGATAGAAGCATAAATTGCATAAAAAGCAGTCTTttctaatttatataaaaaaaagtaaaaaaaattctaccatGTGCTTGCGTTTCTAGAAGCACAATGTAAGACACAGCAGTGATGTgcttctgtttttcattttttgttttgtttttgttttgtttttttcctatgAATGCGAGGTTCACATACTGAAGAGACATTAAATTAATTGACATGGTTCGCCTCTGGGCAACAAATTAAAAGTGATTCTGATTCTTTGCATTTTTTCTCCCACCCCACGCTGGGCTCTGGCTGCCTGGAGGTTGAGTGTTGTGACAGCTGTGTGATCCCTTGTGCGTCACTCGGTGTCTTGACAGCAGCGCCTCAAGAAATGGATCGGCTCTAGAATATGCAGACTGCAACATGTACATACCGTAAATAATATGGATCCGCGTAGTCCGCTGGAATGACTCGTTTATTATTTTGCTTCTGTCTTACCATGGACGAAGAGAATGTTTACAGAGGAAGATGTCTTATTATCTTCTGCGTCCATTTTCTATACATGCATGCTACTGTAGATGTCTCCTAGTGATAGTTAGTTACAGGGGCAGTTATAACGATGTCACTTGTGTAATACTGACCTTTCATAATACCTTTCACTTATGGACATATTAACATTTCTACATAATTGCTTAATCACTAAAGTCATCTGTGGCATGTTACGAAGTAAAAGCTGTCAAACATACAAGTAGTTGAAGGAGATTAGCTTACACCTCAGCTGAGTCTTATcatacctcttttttttttcttcttcttcttagaAAGGGATCGGTTGCTGTCCCCAATGACTGGTTATGGTTCCCATGACTGCAACATTGACCATGGCAACTCCAAAATGTACCCCGGGACAGGGGCCTGGGTTTCCACAGATCAGGAAGAGGAAGAGCTGAGGAGGAAGTTGAAATATTTCTTCATGAGCCCATGTGATAAGTACCATGCCAAGGGCAGAAAGCCATTCAAACTGGTCCTGCAGCTCTTAAAGATCATCATAGTGACAGTACAGGTGAGCGATGAGAGCCGTACACATCCACTGGTCAGTAGAACCAGTCATAACTTCTTTGATATTTAACTAAAAGTATCATGTCTAGCAGCTTGTATATGATATTTTAGGACTTTAGTTAAACACCGTTGCTGCATCATTTTGCTGCATTTCGATTTTAATTATTGCGTCTTTTAGACGGGAGTGATTAACGGCTctactttttctcttttctacaGTTAGTGCTGTTTGGGTTGAGTAACCAGATGGTGGTGACATTTAAGGAAGAAAACACAGCCTCCTTTAAACACCTTTTCCTTAAGGACTACAGCGACGGTTCCGACGACACGCTGGCGGTGTACACGCAGAGCGACGTCTATGATAACATCAATTACGCAATCGAACAGGTAAGGGCTACTGACAAATATACGTGATGCATATATTTCGTTGTTAACCACTTAGCTTAAGCGAGTTAGTAAGTATGTCTTTTAACTTGGTTATATGTTAAGAGTAGAAGAAACGCCAAGTGCAGATCCATTATACACTGATTGGCCAAAAACTCTAATATTTGGTTTGCCTGAATTTTAGCTTTGATTGAAATGCGTATGTGGTGgtcaattcatgtgtgaaagtcTCTTCTCATGATCTTAGTTCCTGGAATATTCCTCCAGTGATGTGAAagcctggtcattcagtacactcAGGTAGTCAGCAgactttttattgtcattcagtCATCTGACTTTTTATTGTCGTATAAGgctgctgagcctagacctgagcaacttaagcaaccccagatcataacgctGCCTCCAGAGGGTTGTACGATGTCCACTATGTATGATGTTGTGCTTCCTTTATTACCTTGATGCATctatcactctggaatagggtcaatttGAAGTCCTCAGACCACATGTCTTTTTaacattgctccaaagtccaatgtTGATGCTCGGTAACATAAacattggactttggagcgatgttTTTGTCGATTATTgttactaacaagtggttttcttctgGTCACGCAGTTGTTCCCAATCCATGTCCCAATCCATTGTGTGCATGTCAAAATGctctcactttcactttcaAACATCGCTCTGATTTCTCCTGTCGATGCATTCATGATGCACCTTCAGCAAGCTTTTACATCATCTCAAACCGCAGAatctctttattttctttgcttaatgctgGCCTATAAAATGAGCCTTCTGAAAATTgacttttatatacatttttttgaattatacacattttttacactttatacaAATTTCTATAATTTTCTCTGGATTGTAtcaagctgctttgcgacaatgacaaatgttaaaagtgctatacaattaaatttgaattgatttgaattgaatATCCAGAAAATTTATGTTACGATGGTGcactttgtttcatttattcttcagtgTACTGTAAGTAAGCTAATTGTCTATATGGACATTTTAGAGATTGATTCAATACACAATAAatgagaaatattttaataaaaataataagtgatACTGTAATTTTCTTGGCTTTGCACatctatgtataaaaaaaatgtttttttaacttttgctcagcctgtacttttagtatgctaattaggcccaacctCCCTTTCATGGCACTGGGATCATATGAACCTCAGTATGATTTTCTTTAACGCCAACTCTTGCAAAAAAGACGCAAGCTTTTGGAGAATTCTGCCAAGAAAATTCTTCACTTGTTTAGGTTTTGACACCTTTTATGACATTAATATTCATCAGCGTCTGCCAAAGATCAGCCTTGTgtatgttgatttatttcaatgttcatacaacacattgtatttgctatagtattttttttttcttttcattctacCATAAATTTATTATCCATGTAATCTAAATTTCGAGAACCatgtacaggggttggacaatgaaactgaaaagcctGGTTTTAGACTACAGTAatttattagtatggtgtagggcctccttttcggccaatacagcatcaatgcGTCTTTGGAATTACAGATGCAAGTCCTGCTCAGTGGCCAGAGGGTTTTTGAGATATTCTTCTTGaccaggtcactacgtgatgctaGTGGAGGAAAACGTTCCCTAACTTGcttctccaaaacaccccaaagtggctcaataatatttagatctggtgactgtgcaggccatgagagatgttcaacttcactttcatgttcatcaaaccactctgtcaccagacttactgtgtgtattggtgcattatcatcctgacaCACGGCACCGCCTTCAAGATACAAAGTttaaaccattgggtgcacaaaCTGACATTTGGCGTTGGCgcgagtgaccaaaggtttggctatagcagcccagccatgtacattgaccctgtggagcttccaacagttttggtggaaacggGAGAGTTGAGGtgaacatttaattctgcagtgagttgggcagctgtggttttatgttttttggatacaattcgggttagcacccggacatccctttcagacagcttcctcatgcatccacagttactcctgttggatgtggttcgtccttcttggtgtTTTGCTGCcattaccctggatactgtGACTCttaatacatcacaaagacttgctgtcttggtcacagatgcgccagcgagatgcacaccaacaatttgtcctcttttaagctttgatatgtcacccataatgttgtgtgcattgcaatatctAAAGccaaactgtgctattactcatTACTGTGACATTCCACCAATAAGAGCAAAGTGTGAAGTTTTAATTAGCAATCAGTGAAAATTGGCCACCAGGcgggtcaaatttagccatgaaacctccaacactaaattggccaatGTTTCAtattcattgtccaacccctgtgtGGTCTGTCTAAGTATTGAATGCTACTGTAACACCAGTATCATTAGTCTGTTGTCAGGATTGTCTTGATGTGCCTCTTGCATGCAGGTGTAACTTTCACACTTGCATTTCTGCTCTTACCTCAGAGTGCAGGATTATGTGTATATCATCTTAAAGAGCGTAAACGTCCGTCATAAATGTCTCATTAATCAGTAGTTgtttaaatgcatatttaacATCCATAGCATTATTTGACTTTTTCTGAGGCTCCTGAGTATTACTATAACGTTGTCATAATTTACATGTAAACATATTTAAGATAATGgttcattaaatgtttttacatgaaCATAATAAACCAGGGGCTAAGGAACTGCCACCTGCATTTAAGCTTCCTGCTGTCTGAAGTCTAAATTCAGACTTCCTCTTAAGGCTGCATGATTTGACGATAAAACAAATCGCAATGTTCGCAAGATTGAACTGATTAAAATGTGGTAAACTTAATATTTagcttttaaatgtatttatctagGCTTATagcaaataatggcacaaaCCATCACATTAAAATGGTGTTTGCcaatatttgtgtttaaaaaaaaaaaatgaacaaatgcaTAAATTATTGTCAAGCTAttgatacatttatatattttcaggaATAAATTATAACTTTTGCTATTAGATAATTTCATAAGGTCCGCTTTTTTTTATTGCGATTGATAATGCAGCACTATTTCCTGGTATGAATTTGTTGAATCATTTAAAGTTTATAACAATATATTTTGTcctaaagcagctttacaaaaatatacatgtatagATTTAGATCTATATAGATTTAGAAACTAATTGAGAAGAAAAGAGGAACAAGTCTGAACCTGAATCTCTGTCTGTGAGTGTAGAAGTGTAAAGAGAAGCAGTGTTGCATGGCTGTTTAGTACCTGACTAAATTCCTGACTAAGTATCCAGCACTCAGTATGATTATGATATGTGAAACCATTTAAAAACTAGCACTGATTTGACACTGAATTTTCTGCTGtggaaaatgcattttctcCTATACTGTACTGAAGATAATACTCCTGGATGTTCCTGGACATGCCAACCGAACGTCAAACTGTTGGAAAGTTTACATTTCGGTGAGACCTAGATGTACCCAGATGCACAGATGTACTAGAGATACTGCTGAATATGCTTCTAGCTGTAATGTAACTTGCTCAATCTAGTTATTCAAGATTGTAAATAccatgtgaaaaaaattaacttggCTGTGTagatacacacaaaaaaaaaaaccttcaatgGTTGACTAAGATCTAAGAATAGGGCATGATTTCTGTTACTGTCAGGCTCATCTTTTAAGCCATGTCTAGGTTTAAACCGGTCATGTCGCCGGATTTTAtgccattatacagtataaagtgagTAAAGGTGTGTACATTGTTCTTATTAACCAGAAATGACATTGTACTGTAGTTCACATGTAATGTTCCTAAAGTAGGATGATTATCCtttgtgatttttctttctttttaggtGAAAGGGAAGTGACACCGCATAGGCTGCCTGGGCCCcaacatttgcatttaaataagcaaatacaaTATTTAGGATGGAAttgctgcagtgattaatatgtttcagctggcaacatatgggtaaaaaaaattatccagcatcaggcaaagaaaacgactaaggagattgctgaaaccaatgtattattaaaacctgaaccgaggaaatgtggttgaaaaaatcataaatgattagagataactTAAActcttggtgaagttgcatcataacaaaatgtgggtTCAAATCAGCTCTGTTCCCGGACGAAGGTGCATCAGAGGAAGTAGGGGAaacgcatgaagcgatgcacccataaTGCATGgtttccactgtacaagcctctggaggcagtgttatcaTGTGGCGTTACTTCAGTTGATCAGGTCTAGACTCGTTAACGCAACGTTATGTGACTATAATAATATGGCCTGGCCATATTCCAGTACTCAAACAGTAAGCGTGTGGTTCTGGGACCATGGagaataatttttacacatcGACTGACCACCACactgtttttccttttcataaTCTTCTCTCTTCTTCCTGTTTCACTCCCTCCAAACCATCCTCACCCTCCATGTGTTCATCTTTTCAGTACCTGCACTTGCCGGAAACCACTGTGGGACGCTATGCGTATGTGTACGGAGTGGGGTACAACGGTAGTGCTTTGTCTCTCTGCCagcaatattataaaaaaggcCGCATCGACCCAGCCAATGACACCTTCACCATCGACCCACATGTTATTACAGGTACCAAAACTGACCCAATCTTTGTTTTGTGATCGTTAGATTTTCCACATCATTTCAGTCAACATGATTTCTGTCTCCTTCCAGACACATTTTAGTTCAGGATAAGTTTTATGTTTTCACTCATGTCATGTCCTGTGGTTAAATctctcaggtttttttttccagcagtcTTTTTAAATCTTGTCCTTTCTGCTGCAGCAGATCTTCCGATCTGCACATGTTaattttggcacaggttttacactagTTGCCCTTCATGACACAACACTCCCATTTTTATCCGCACTAGGGACGCCCTGCAACCAAGAGTCTGGGAGTGAAGCACTggccgggatttgaacccgtgCTTCGCTCATGTCTGACGAGAAGCTTGAAAATGTttgattatagtttttttttaacatcctgtgtgtctctctttctgtttataGCATGTGTAGGAATCTCGCCACTCAACGTACCTGAtggctttttaaaaagtgactACAAAAACTTTACTCTTAAATTTCACAAGTAAGAGTCACGAGTAAAACACCACAAGAAAATCAGTTCTGTTTTTCCATTGCacttatttatacatatttttccttttcttctgttttggtgtccttcttcttcttcttttttttttaatctggacTTTCTCAGGCTCATCAATGTTACAATACAGTTTCAGCTAAAGGCTATAAATCTCCAGACTATCATAAACAACGAGATTCCAGACTGCTACACTTTTGTAATCACGGTGAGCCGCTTTTTTCCGCTCAGTGCTCAGTGTCGTATTTTCtaccatttcttttaaaaatgtctaaaacgGGAACTGTTGCTTAAACAGAAACCAGAACACTTCTGCATTCACATTTACACAGTCTTACGCCTAAGAATATTTACGCGAAAGCTATTTCACCATTGACCTTTACCTGATTAAACCTTGTGTCCTGGTGGGATTACAGTATTATATCCTGATCTGATAACATGCCTGCACAAAATGCATTGAATTAGTTTTTGTTgaaataataatgtgtttagCAATTGTGGTGGACTTTTGTGCTGTATTATCATTTCAATTTCGAGAGTAACATGTTCAATAAGGTTGCTTCGATTTATAGCACAGACTCGTTTCAGCTAGTTAGCGATGTACTAGATGATGGACGTGATAGTTTTAATGTGTAGTTTAATCAGCCAGTCTGTGTTGAGCAAGTGTTAAATTCTACTCTCAGCAGGAGTTTGAGTGGCATGGTGGGAAAATTGTAATCAGAGTCTAAATAGATCACATATTAATCGTTCACTTTAATGTTCAAGTCAGGCCaggtctatttatttatttatttatttatttaaagtctttTAAGTGAATAAAATCTGTGTTGTTTATTCTGATCAGATCGTCCTGGACAATAAGGCTCACAGCGGCAAGGTAAAGATCAGTCTGGATAACCAGGTCTCTATCCAAGAGTGCAGAGACCCCAGTGTGTCCGGCCACGGTGAGACTGGCAGGTTTTTTTtcgttgttattttaattttgatcAAGTCTTTCATCTCGTCAAGAGACATTtaacaatatgtaaaataatcatttaatattgAAAATATGGCACGAATACTTATTTTGGctttgaatgttttaaataatatttatttgtgattTCCATGCAGTCAGGATTGTCCCAAGGATGAGATAAAAGCTCATATAACTATCGCTGTGCTTGCCTTTTCCACTTCACctttttaaaattgattaatCATGGTTTtgcctttgttttgttttttttgttctgctttctaaaacatttacatGTGCTTCTTTTTCCACAAGGCTgacatttttgtctgttttgatATCTTCCTTCTCGTCCAGCTGAGAGCTACACCCGGGTGGCCTTTGATGTGGTCGTAGCGCTGATTTGTGGCCTGTCTCTCTTGCTCTGCGGGCGCTCTATTGTCAGAGGATTCCTCCTTCAGCAAGTAATTAACGAGGAGAGCTTCCCTAATGAATAAACTACACGTTTTAGAATCTCTGGCTTATACTAGTACTTTTCCTCCGCAGGAGTTCGTACGGTACTTTAAAAGCAAACTGAATCGGACGGTGTGTTGGGGCGACAGGATGGAGTTCATTAACGGCTGGTACATCCTGCTCATCATCAGCGATCTCCTCACCATCGTCGGATCCTTCATAAAGATCGGCATCGAGTCTAAGGTAGGTAATAAAGAATGAGACTTTCTTATTAGAATAAGAGAGATTTTTATAGAAAGAACCTTTCTTATTAAGATATTGTATTTTTCCTCCCGTTTTTCTGTAAGCTTTTTTGCGACAACAAAGAATATAGAGTGGATTTAGGTCACCTTTAAATATTTAGTTCatctaaataacaaaaatgacaaTATTTCTGCAGATATTTTTAATTC
This genomic window contains:
- the mcoln1a gene encoding mucolipin-1a; this encodes MAVVDQNNVIHDSSERDRLLSPMTGYGSHDCNIDHGNSKMYPGTGAWVSTDQEEEELRRKLKYFFMSPCDKYHAKGRKPFKLVLQLLKIIIVTVQLVLFGLSNQMVVTFKEENTASFKHLFLKDYSDGSDDTLAVYTQSDVYDNINYAIEQYLHLPETTVGRYAYVYGVGYNGSALSLCQQYYKKGRIDPANDTFTIDPHVITACVGISPLNVPDGFLKSDYKNFTLKFHKLINVTIQFQLKAINLQTIINNEIPDCYTFVITIVLDNKAHSGKVKISLDNQVSIQECRDPSVSGHAESYTRVAFDVVVALICGLSLLLCGRSIVRGFLLQQEFVRYFKSKLNRTVCWGDRMEFINGWYILLIISDLLTIVGSFIKIGIESKNMSSYDVCGILLGTSTLLVWVGVIRYLSFFQKYNILIVTLRAAFPNVIRFCCCVAVIYLGYCFCGWIVLGPYHVKFRSLSMVSECLFSLINGDDMFVTFSGMQESSTLVWVFSQVYLYTFISLFIYMVLSLFIALITGAYETIKHQTQEPIHITDLHAFIAECKDTPSSGKFRGVETSACSFFCCCDRTTTYEDVLLVN